Below is a genomic region from Streptomyces puniciscabiei.
CGCCGTCGAGGTCGACCAGGAAGCGGGTGGCGTCGCCGAGATAGACGACCTCGGCGACGGTTCCGGTCGCGGTGGCGTGCTCGGGCTCGTCCGCCTCGGCCGACTCCTTCAGGACGCGGATCTTCTCCGGGCGGATGTTGTAGGTGCCCGGGGTGCCGACGATCCGGTGGGCCGCCTCACCGTCGAGCAGGTTCGAGGTGCCGACGAAGGAGGCGACGAAGGGGGTCACCGGGCGCTCGTAGATCTCCGCCGGAGTGCCGACCTGGGCGATGCGGCCCTGGTCGAAGACGGCGATGCGGTCGCTCATCGTCAGCGCCTCCTCCTGGTCGTGGGTGACGAAGACGAAGGTGATGCCGACCTCCCGCTGGATCGCCTTCAGCTCGACCTGCATCTGCTCGCGCAGCTTCAGGTCGAGGGCGCCGAGCGGCTCGTCCAGCAGCAGCACCCGGGGCCGGCCGACCAGGGCGCGGGCGAGGGCGACGCGCTGGCGCTGCCCGCCGGAGAGCTGGGCGGGCCGCCGCTGGCCGTAGCCCTCCAGGCGGACCTCGGCGAGGGCCTTGCGGGCGCGGACGAGCCGTTCTGCCTTCGGCACCCTGCGGACCTTCAGGCCGTAGGCGACGTTCTGCTCGACCGTCATGTGCGGGAAGAGGGCGTAGTCCTGGAAGACCGTGTGCACGTCCCGCTCGAACGGGGCGAGGCCGGTGACCTCCTGCCCGGCCAGCTCGATCCGGCCCTGGTCCGGTGTCTCGAACCCGGCGAGGAGCCGGAGGACCGTGGTCTTGCCGGACCCGGACGGGCCGAGCATCGAGAAGAACTCCCCGTCCCGGATCTCCAGGTCGACCCCGGCCACGGCGGTCGTCTCGCCGAACGACTTCCGCAGGTTCTGCAGCCGGATCGCAATTCCCTCCATACGGGAACCTTTCTGCCGCGCTGTACGTTGAGCCGCTTGACCGCAAACATATGAAGT
It encodes:
- a CDS encoding ABC transporter ATP-binding protein encodes the protein MEGIAIRLQNLRKSFGETTAVAGVDLEIRDGEFFSMLGPSGSGKTTVLRLLAGFETPDQGRIELAGQEVTGLAPFERDVHTVFQDYALFPHMTVEQNVAYGLKVRRVPKAERLVRARKALAEVRLEGYGQRRPAQLSGGQRQRVALARALVGRPRVLLLDEPLGALDLKLREQMQVELKAIQREVGITFVFVTHDQEEALTMSDRIAVFDQGRIAQVGTPAEIYERPVTPFVASFVGTSNLLDGEAAHRIVGTPGTYNIRPEKIRVLKESAEADEPEHATATGTVAEVVYLGDATRFLVDLDGGGRLTALQQNLETSSEDVADYRGTRVRLTWHRRHAVRLPS